DNA from Petropleomorpha daqingensis:
CTCCAACTCCCTGCCCGAGTGCCTCGTCTTCGGCGCCCGCGCCGGCCGGGCCGCGGCCGAGTACGCCGCCGGCGCGGGCGCACCGCCCGCCGCCGTCGAGGCGCAGGCGATCGACGAGATCCGCCGGCTCGAGCACGACCTGCTGGGCAAGGGCCCGGGGACCGAGAGCATCGCGGCGATCCGCGACGAGATGCAGACCACCATGGAGGAGTCCGCCGGCATCTTCCGCACCGGGCCGGAGATGACCAAGGGCGCGAACACCCTCGCCGAGCTGCAGGAGCGGGTCGGCGGCATCGGCATCGCCGACACCAGCCGCGCGTTCAACACCGAGCTCCTGGCCGCCCTCGAGCTGGCGAACATGCTCGACATCAGCCAGTGCATCCTCGAGGCCGGCATGCAGCGCGAGGAGTCGCGCGGCGCGCACCAGCGCACCGACTTCCCGGCCCGGGACGACGACCGCTTCCTGACCCATCTGCTCGTGCACCGCAACCCCGACGGGACCTCGCGCGTGGAGCGGCTCCCGGTGACCATCACCCGCTGGCCCCCGGGCGAGCGGGTCTACGGCAGGTAGGCCCCATGACCTCGGCGGACAGCATCCAGCTCCGGGTGTCCCGGTACCGGCCCGACACCGACGCGGGCCCGCACTGGCAGGAGTACGAGGTCCCGCTGCGCAAGGAGTGGACCGTCCTCGACGGGCTCAACCACGTCAAGAACGAGGTCGACACGACCCTGTCGTTCCGCTGGTCGTGCCGGATGGGCATCTGCGGCAGCTGCGGCATGAACATCGAAGGCGAGCCGAAGCTGACCTGCGCCACGTTCCTCAGCGACTACGCCCCCGGGCCGGTCACCATCGAGCCGCTCGCGAACTTCCCGGTGATCCGCGACCTGGTCGTCGACCTGTCCGACTTCATGGCGAAGCTGCCCCGGGTCAAGCCGTGGATCATCGGCGCCGAGGACCACAGCCAGGTGGAGCCGGACGTCGAGTTCCTCCAGACGCCGGGCCAGCTGGACGCCTACCGCCAGTTCAGCATGTGCATCAACTGCATGCTCTGCTACGCCGCCTGCCCCGTGTACGGCCTGGACCCCGAGTTCATCGGGCCGGCCGCGATCGCGCTCGCCGAGCGGTACGACCTCGACTCGCGGGACCACGGGACGAGCCAGCGGCTCGACGTCCTCGGCGCCCACGACGGCGTCTGGGCGTGCACCTTCGTCGGCGAGTGCACGAAGGTGTGCCCCAAGCACGTGGACCCCGCGTCGGCCATCCAGCGCTACAAGCTCAAGACGGCGCTGCACACGGTCAAGGCGTTCCTGCTCCCCCGGGGCGCGAGATGACCGACCTGCGCACCTACAAGCCCCGCATCTCGACCTGGTGGTGGACGCGGAAACGGTCCTACACCGTGTTCGTGCTGCGCGAGCTGAGCAGCGTGTTCATCGCCTGGTTCGTGGTCTACCTGATCCTCTTCGTGTACGCCGTCGGGCAGAGCGAGACGGCCTACCGGAACTTCCTCGACTGGGCCTCCGCGCCGTGGGTGATCGCGCTCAACGTCCTGGCCCTGCTCTTCGTGCTGCTGCACACGGTCACCTGGTTCAGCCTCACCCCGCAGGCGATGGTGGTGCGGATCGACGACTGGAAGGTGCCGGCCTTCCACATCCTCGCCGGGCAGTACACCGGCCTCGTGGTCGTCTCGCTGTTCGTCCTCTGGCTGGTGACGCTGTGACTCCGGTGACGCGATGACCAAGCGACGGGTCACGCCGCTGGTGTGGCTCATGTTCAGCGCCGGCGGCGTCCTGGCCGCGGTGTTCCTGCCGATCCTGATCCTGCTGTTCGGGCTGCTCGTGCCGCTGGGCTGGCTGCACCCCGACTACGACCACCTGCACGCCGTCGTCGGCAACCCGCTGACCTTCATCGTGCTGCTCGGCCTGTTCGTGCTGATGCTCGTGCACAGCGCGCACCGCTTCCGGTACACGCTCTACGACGGGCTGCAGATCAAGCGGAAGCGGACCGTCGCGGTCCTCTGCTACGGCGCGGCGGTCGTGGGCTCGGTCGCCGCGGTGCTGGTGCTGGTGTCCGCGCTCTGATCCCGGCCGCGCGCCGACCGGCCGTCCAGGAAGGCCTGCCACTCGTCCCGCTCGCTCCCGGCCCGCCCCACCGCCAGCAGCACGAGCCCGACCACGCCCGCGAGAGCGACGACCACGAGCCCGATGAGCACGTGCTCCCAGCCGAACAGGGGTGGAACGGTCATGCAGCCCGGCAGGTCTGCTGGACAGTGAGTCATGGAACGAGCGTGCGCGCCGTCGGCGCTGCCCACATCCCCCGCAGCGGTGCCTCACCCGCCCGGACGACGTCACGCAACGGAACCGGATCGGCCGAGAACTCCCGGATAGCGGGAGACCGCGTCGTCCTCCCGGGTGATCGACCCCCGACGACGGGTCCGCCGCCGTCCGGTGCCACCTAGCGTCCTGTTCTCGGATCCGGAGCACGTGGGGGTGGCATGAACGCCGAGCTCGACGCCGATCGGGAGCGCCCGACGCTCTCCGGCGACCTGCCCACGGTGCTCGAGGCGGCGCCGATGTTCCGCCGCGCCCCGCTGGGCTACGACCGGTTCCAGGTCGACACCTACGTCCGGTGGGCCGAGGACGAGCTGGCCACCGCCGAGCGGGAGCGGGAGCACCTCGAGGCGCGGCAGCACCGCACCAGCGCCGCCCTCGACGACGCCCGCGAGCTCCTCTCGCACTCCGCCGGCGGCGCTGACTTCCTCCGGCTCTCGCGCCGGATGGGCACGCTGCTCGCGGCCGCCACCGACGAGGCCGAGGAGATCCGGGCCGAGGCCGAGGCGCACGCCGCGCGGTCGGCGGCCGAGGCGGAACGC
Protein-coding regions in this window:
- a CDS encoding succinate dehydrogenase/fumarate reductase iron-sulfur subunit, with protein sequence MTSADSIQLRVSRYRPDTDAGPHWQEYEVPLRKEWTVLDGLNHVKNEVDTTLSFRWSCRMGICGSCGMNIEGEPKLTCATFLSDYAPGPVTIEPLANFPVIRDLVVDLSDFMAKLPRVKPWIIGAEDHSQVEPDVEFLQTPGQLDAYRQFSMCINCMLCYAACPVYGLDPEFIGPAAIALAERYDLDSRDHGTSQRLDVLGAHDGVWACTFVGECTKVCPKHVDPASAIQRYKLKTALHTVKAFLLPRGAR
- the frdD gene encoding fumarate reductase subunit FrdD, whose amino-acid sequence is MTKRRVTPLVWLMFSAGGVLAAVFLPILILLFGLLVPLGWLHPDYDHLHAVVGNPLTFIVLLGLFVLMLVHSAHRFRYTLYDGLQIKRKRTVAVLCYGAAVVGSVAAVLVLVSAL
- a CDS encoding fumarate reductase subunit C, which produces MTDLRTYKPRISTWWWTRKRSYTVFVLRELSSVFIAWFVVYLILFVYAVGQSETAYRNFLDWASAPWVIALNVLALLFVLLHTVTWFSLTPQAMVVRIDDWKVPAFHILAGQYTGLVVVSLFVLWLVTL